One genomic window of Cololabis saira isolate AMF1-May2022 chromosome 3, fColSai1.1, whole genome shotgun sequence includes the following:
- the rorc gene encoding nuclear receptor ROR-alpha A isoform X2: MPAPARALRAIKQCRVAQRFDRSVMEYEEPDLPPADPLSKKGGAVSKKTHLTQIEVIPCKICGDKSSGVHYGVITCEGCKGFFRRSQLPTVSYSCSRQSNCQIDRASRNRCQHCRLQKCLAQGMSRDAVKFGRMSKRQRDSLIAEVERHRQQQQQQQQLQGDTQVALSYSTKNGQNRSPQLLQPVPTPYSYTGDAELLPYAADVHPFLVCSPNDSQVSGMIYRGTGVSPTSRVQGRGDHSGLSDVRGFDSRQQSHDLIGIHPYNPLEDHYNPYPHSLRNIEELCVSIVRSHRDTSQYRLEELLTLKWKLFSREEIQAYQSKTVDEMWQHCAIRLTDAVQYVVEFAKHIPGFRILSQNDQIALLKTGSMEVVLVRMCRFFNTENNTVFFDGKFAGTEVFKSLACGDLIAAVFDFAHGMCALKLTEQQIALFSALVLINSDRPCLEDRSRVQQVQRNVELGLRHILHRDNQERLMHKLYQKMAVLRSLCSLHMEKLHWFSQRYPLTAHSLFPPLYKELFASEAELLPGTLH, encoded by the exons ATGCCTGCGCCGGCCCGGGCGCTAAGAGCAATCAAACAG tgtagggTCGCCCAGCGTTTTGACAGGAGCGTTATGGAATATGAAGAGCCCGACTTGCCTCCCGCTGACCCCCTCAGCAAAAAAG GAGGTGCCGTGTCCAAGAAGACTCATTTGA CCCAGATTGAAGTTATCCCATGCAAGATTTGTGGAGATAAGTCCTCTGGAGTGCATTATGGAGTCATCACATGTGAGGGCTGCAAG GGATTTTTCCGGCGCAGTCAACTTCCCACTGTATCGTACTCCTGCTCGAGGCAAAGTAACTGTCAGATCGACCGGGCCAGCCGCAACCGCTGTCAGCACTGCCGTCTACAGAAGTGCTTGGCGCAGGGCATGAGCAGAGATG CTGTGAAGTTTGGGCGGATGTCCAAACGTCAACGGGACTCGCTGATCGCCGAGGTGGAGAGGCAccgacagcagcagcagcagcaacagcagcttcAGGGAGACACTCAGGTTGCATTGTCCTATTCCACCAAGAATGGTCAAAACCGCTCCCCCCAGCTTCTCCAGCCCGTGCCCACACCCTACTCCTACACCGGAGATGCCGAGCTGCTGCCCTACGCCGCCGATGTTCACCCTTTCCTTGTGTGCTCCCCTAACGATTCACAAGTGTCTGGAATGATCTACAGAGGCACCGGTGTGTCTCCCACATCAAGAGTCCAAGGGAGGGGAGACCATAGCGGACTCTCTGATGTAAGAG GATTTGACTCCCGACAGCAGTCTCATGATCTGATAGGAATTCATCCTTACAACCCTCTGGAGGATCATTACAACCCGTACCCTCATTCTTTGCGAAATATAG AGGAGCTGTGTGTCAGTATTGTGCGGTCCCACAGAGACACCAGCCAGTACAGACTGGAGGAGCTTCTAACTCTCAAGTGGAAACTGTTCAGCAGAGAGGAGATCCAAGCATACCAGAGCAAA aCAGTGGATGAGATGTGGCAGCACTGTGCTATCCGTTTGACTGATGCTGTGCAGTATGTGGTGGAGTTTGCGAAACACATCCCAGGTTTTCGTATTCTCAGTCAGAATGACCAGATTGCCCTCTTGAAGACCG gCTCCATGGAGGTGGTTCTGGTCAGGATGTGCCGCTTTTTTAACACAGAGAACAACACTGTGTTCTTTGATGGTAAATTTGCCGGAACTGAAGTCTTCAAGTCGTTGG CATGTGGGGATTTGATCGCGGCAGTATTTGACTTTGCACATGGAATGTGTGCTCTAAAGCTCACTGAACAGCAGATCGCGCTCTTCAGCGCTCTGGTGCTGATCAACTCAG ATCGCCCCTGTCTGGAAGACCGAAGCAGAGTTCAGCAAGTGCAAAGAAACGTGGAATTAGGACTCAGACACATTTTACACAGAGACAACCAAGAACGGCTGATGCATAAG CTGTACCAGAAGATGGCAGTGCTGCGTTCGCTGTGCAGCCTtcacatggagaagctgcactGGTTCAGTCAGCGATACCCGCTTACTGCTCACTCTCTGTTTCCTCCACTCTACAAGGAGCTGTTTGCGTCTGAAGCAGAGCTACTGCCAGGGACCCTTCACTGA
- the rorc gene encoding nuclear receptor ROR-alpha A isoform X1 encodes MPAPARALRAIKQCRVAQRFDRSVMEYEEPDLPPADPLSKKGGAVSKKTHLMIPGNSFDVYSHAQIEVIPCKICGDKSSGVHYGVITCEGCKGFFRRSQLPTVSYSCSRQSNCQIDRASRNRCQHCRLQKCLAQGMSRDAVKFGRMSKRQRDSLIAEVERHRQQQQQQQQLQGDTQVALSYSTKNGQNRSPQLLQPVPTPYSYTGDAELLPYAADVHPFLVCSPNDSQVSGMIYRGTGVSPTSRVQGRGDHSGLSDVRGFDSRQQSHDLIGIHPYNPLEDHYNPYPHSLRNIEELCVSIVRSHRDTSQYRLEELLTLKWKLFSREEIQAYQSKTVDEMWQHCAIRLTDAVQYVVEFAKHIPGFRILSQNDQIALLKTGSMEVVLVRMCRFFNTENNTVFFDGKFAGTEVFKSLACGDLIAAVFDFAHGMCALKLTEQQIALFSALVLINSDRPCLEDRSRVQQVQRNVELGLRHILHRDNQERLMHKLYQKMAVLRSLCSLHMEKLHWFSQRYPLTAHSLFPPLYKELFASEAELLPGTLH; translated from the exons ATGCCTGCGCCGGCCCGGGCGCTAAGAGCAATCAAACAG tgtagggTCGCCCAGCGTTTTGACAGGAGCGTTATGGAATATGAAGAGCCCGACTTGCCTCCCGCTGACCCCCTCAGCAAAAAAG GAGGTGCCGTGTCCAAGAAGACTCATTTGA TGATTCCTGGTAACTCATTTGATGTTTATTCTCATG CCCAGATTGAAGTTATCCCATGCAAGATTTGTGGAGATAAGTCCTCTGGAGTGCATTATGGAGTCATCACATGTGAGGGCTGCAAG GGATTTTTCCGGCGCAGTCAACTTCCCACTGTATCGTACTCCTGCTCGAGGCAAAGTAACTGTCAGATCGACCGGGCCAGCCGCAACCGCTGTCAGCACTGCCGTCTACAGAAGTGCTTGGCGCAGGGCATGAGCAGAGATG CTGTGAAGTTTGGGCGGATGTCCAAACGTCAACGGGACTCGCTGATCGCCGAGGTGGAGAGGCAccgacagcagcagcagcagcaacagcagcttcAGGGAGACACTCAGGTTGCATTGTCCTATTCCACCAAGAATGGTCAAAACCGCTCCCCCCAGCTTCTCCAGCCCGTGCCCACACCCTACTCCTACACCGGAGATGCCGAGCTGCTGCCCTACGCCGCCGATGTTCACCCTTTCCTTGTGTGCTCCCCTAACGATTCACAAGTGTCTGGAATGATCTACAGAGGCACCGGTGTGTCTCCCACATCAAGAGTCCAAGGGAGGGGAGACCATAGCGGACTCTCTGATGTAAGAG GATTTGACTCCCGACAGCAGTCTCATGATCTGATAGGAATTCATCCTTACAACCCTCTGGAGGATCATTACAACCCGTACCCTCATTCTTTGCGAAATATAG AGGAGCTGTGTGTCAGTATTGTGCGGTCCCACAGAGACACCAGCCAGTACAGACTGGAGGAGCTTCTAACTCTCAAGTGGAAACTGTTCAGCAGAGAGGAGATCCAAGCATACCAGAGCAAA aCAGTGGATGAGATGTGGCAGCACTGTGCTATCCGTTTGACTGATGCTGTGCAGTATGTGGTGGAGTTTGCGAAACACATCCCAGGTTTTCGTATTCTCAGTCAGAATGACCAGATTGCCCTCTTGAAGACCG gCTCCATGGAGGTGGTTCTGGTCAGGATGTGCCGCTTTTTTAACACAGAGAACAACACTGTGTTCTTTGATGGTAAATTTGCCGGAACTGAAGTCTTCAAGTCGTTGG CATGTGGGGATTTGATCGCGGCAGTATTTGACTTTGCACATGGAATGTGTGCTCTAAAGCTCACTGAACAGCAGATCGCGCTCTTCAGCGCTCTGGTGCTGATCAACTCAG ATCGCCCCTGTCTGGAAGACCGAAGCAGAGTTCAGCAAGTGCAAAGAAACGTGGAATTAGGACTCAGACACATTTTACACAGAGACAACCAAGAACGGCTGATGCATAAG CTGTACCAGAAGATGGCAGTGCTGCGTTCGCTGTGCAGCCTtcacatggagaagctgcactGGTTCAGTCAGCGATACCCGCTTACTGCTCACTCTCTGTTTCCTCCACTCTACAAGGAGCTGTTTGCGTCTGAAGCAGAGCTACTGCCAGGGACCCTTCACTGA
- the rorc gene encoding nuclear receptor ROR-alpha A isoform X3, whose amino-acid sequence MMRAQIEVIPCKICGDKSSGVHYGVITCEGCKGFFRRSQLPTVSYSCSRQSNCQIDRASRNRCQHCRLQKCLAQGMSRDAVKFGRMSKRQRDSLIAEVERHRQQQQQQQQLQGDTQVALSYSTKNGQNRSPQLLQPVPTPYSYTGDAELLPYAADVHPFLVCSPNDSQVSGMIYRGTGVSPTSRVQGRGDHSGLSDVRGFDSRQQSHDLIGIHPYNPLEDHYNPYPHSLRNIEELCVSIVRSHRDTSQYRLEELLTLKWKLFSREEIQAYQSKTVDEMWQHCAIRLTDAVQYVVEFAKHIPGFRILSQNDQIALLKTGSMEVVLVRMCRFFNTENNTVFFDGKFAGTEVFKSLACGDLIAAVFDFAHGMCALKLTEQQIALFSALVLINSDRPCLEDRSRVQQVQRNVELGLRHILHRDNQERLMHKLYQKMAVLRSLCSLHMEKLHWFSQRYPLTAHSLFPPLYKELFASEAELLPGTLH is encoded by the exons ATGATGCGAG CCCAGATTGAAGTTATCCCATGCAAGATTTGTGGAGATAAGTCCTCTGGAGTGCATTATGGAGTCATCACATGTGAGGGCTGCAAG GGATTTTTCCGGCGCAGTCAACTTCCCACTGTATCGTACTCCTGCTCGAGGCAAAGTAACTGTCAGATCGACCGGGCCAGCCGCAACCGCTGTCAGCACTGCCGTCTACAGAAGTGCTTGGCGCAGGGCATGAGCAGAGATG CTGTGAAGTTTGGGCGGATGTCCAAACGTCAACGGGACTCGCTGATCGCCGAGGTGGAGAGGCAccgacagcagcagcagcagcaacagcagcttcAGGGAGACACTCAGGTTGCATTGTCCTATTCCACCAAGAATGGTCAAAACCGCTCCCCCCAGCTTCTCCAGCCCGTGCCCACACCCTACTCCTACACCGGAGATGCCGAGCTGCTGCCCTACGCCGCCGATGTTCACCCTTTCCTTGTGTGCTCCCCTAACGATTCACAAGTGTCTGGAATGATCTACAGAGGCACCGGTGTGTCTCCCACATCAAGAGTCCAAGGGAGGGGAGACCATAGCGGACTCTCTGATGTAAGAG GATTTGACTCCCGACAGCAGTCTCATGATCTGATAGGAATTCATCCTTACAACCCTCTGGAGGATCATTACAACCCGTACCCTCATTCTTTGCGAAATATAG AGGAGCTGTGTGTCAGTATTGTGCGGTCCCACAGAGACACCAGCCAGTACAGACTGGAGGAGCTTCTAACTCTCAAGTGGAAACTGTTCAGCAGAGAGGAGATCCAAGCATACCAGAGCAAA aCAGTGGATGAGATGTGGCAGCACTGTGCTATCCGTTTGACTGATGCTGTGCAGTATGTGGTGGAGTTTGCGAAACACATCCCAGGTTTTCGTATTCTCAGTCAGAATGACCAGATTGCCCTCTTGAAGACCG gCTCCATGGAGGTGGTTCTGGTCAGGATGTGCCGCTTTTTTAACACAGAGAACAACACTGTGTTCTTTGATGGTAAATTTGCCGGAACTGAAGTCTTCAAGTCGTTGG CATGTGGGGATTTGATCGCGGCAGTATTTGACTTTGCACATGGAATGTGTGCTCTAAAGCTCACTGAACAGCAGATCGCGCTCTTCAGCGCTCTGGTGCTGATCAACTCAG ATCGCCCCTGTCTGGAAGACCGAAGCAGAGTTCAGCAAGTGCAAAGAAACGTGGAATTAGGACTCAGACACATTTTACACAGAGACAACCAAGAACGGCTGATGCATAAG CTGTACCAGAAGATGGCAGTGCTGCGTTCGCTGTGCAGCCTtcacatggagaagctgcactGGTTCAGTCAGCGATACCCGCTTACTGCTCACTCTCTGTTTCCTCCACTCTACAAGGAGCTGTTTGCGTCTGAAGCAGAGCTACTGCCAGGGACCCTTCACTGA